A genomic region of Nostoc sp. UHCC 0702 contains the following coding sequences:
- a CDS encoding ATP-binding cassette domain-containing protein — protein MQIVNTTTQVNKLQAQKAEDFLVISGVSKIYPTPEGPYIVLDGVDLKVQEGEFVCIIGHSGCGKSTLLNMVSGFNTPTEGVVMLQDKPIIEPGPDRMVVFQNYCLLPWLSVFDNVYLAVDSVFEKKTQAEKRAIVREHLAMVGLTEAADKKPSQISGGMKQRVAIARALSIRPQVLILDEPFGALDAITKEELQEELLQIWSEHQVTVLMITHDIDEALFLADRVVMMTNGPAANIGEILNIPFARPRNRRRIMEDPEYYNLRNYALDFLYRRFAHDDE, from the coding sequence ATGCAAATAGTCAACACAACTACCCAAGTTAATAAACTGCAAGCTCAGAAAGCAGAAGATTTTTTAGTGATTTCAGGCGTTAGTAAAATTTATCCAACTCCCGAAGGCCCTTACATCGTACTTGATGGAGTTGACCTGAAAGTACAGGAGGGTGAATTTGTTTGCATTATCGGTCACTCTGGCTGTGGCAAATCAACATTGCTAAACATGGTTTCTGGTTTTAACACTCCGACTGAGGGCGTAGTGATGTTGCAAGATAAACCCATCATCGAACCTGGCCCTGACCGGATGGTGGTATTCCAAAACTATTGTTTGCTGCCTTGGTTGAGTGTTTTTGATAACGTTTACCTGGCTGTTGATTCCGTGTTTGAGAAAAAAACCCAGGCAGAAAAACGGGCGATCGTCAGAGAACATTTAGCAATGGTGGGACTTACAGAAGCCGCTGACAAAAAGCCTAGTCAGATTTCTGGGGGGATGAAACAGCGAGTAGCGATCGCCCGCGCCCTCTCCATCCGTCCCCAAGTTTTGATACTTGATGAACCTTTCGGGGCCTTGGATGCCATCACAAAAGAAGAATTACAAGAAGAACTGCTGCAAATCTGGAGTGAACATCAAGTCACTGTACTAATGATTACCCATGATATTGATGAAGCGCTTTTCCTAGCAGACAGAGTTGTGATGATGACAAACGGCCCAGCCGCTAACATCGGCGAAATTCTCAATATTCCCTTTGCCCGCCCCCGCAATCGTCGCCGCATCATGGAAGACCCAGAATACTACAACCTACGCAACTACGCCCTAGACTTTCTCTATCGTCGATTTGCTCATGATGACGAGTAA
- a CDS encoding PrsW family intramembrane metalloprotease, giving the protein MTGKNARHNAFLRPVSGNGAAFGSESRYSLLTSKEVVIGRDPSCQVVLDAMTYRMVSRRHAVVRPLSSSPDNKFSWLVCDLNSANGTYLNGQRLYGCQELHAGDRIALGADGPQFVFEYELSSPPTVLTSQTQIAPLPSAAMIPHNHTQLKQPDSVSFTQLFPIISTGKDLTRKAYLIPGILTVVFVVLMFATVGQPQANQVIVAIYIAFAAYYFVYQLCGKQKPWWVLMGVALSTILILLSPLLDLFILVFREILPGKLPSPQDFPTLTELLVRMFFGAGLMEELLKALPVIGTHFIARGLPSPWRERIGVWEPLDGILLGTASAVGFTLLETLGQYVPDITQNVTQQVGVGAAGQLVGLQLLIPRILGSVAGHMAYSGYLGYFIGLAVLKPRRSWQILTVGYLSAAALHALWNATGSINALLLVIVGVLSYAFLMAAILKARALSPTRSQNFATRFLGPK; this is encoded by the coding sequence ATGACAGGCAAAAACGCAAGACATAACGCATTCCTGCGGCCAGTGTCTGGTAATGGAGCAGCTTTTGGGTCAGAATCTCGCTACTCGCTGCTTACCAGTAAAGAAGTAGTAATTGGACGCGACCCCAGCTGCCAAGTTGTCTTAGATGCCATGACGTATCGGATGGTATCTCGTCGTCATGCTGTGGTTCGTCCTCTGTCTTCATCTCCAGATAACAAGTTTAGTTGGCTAGTTTGTGATTTGAATAGTGCCAATGGTACTTACTTAAATGGACAACGCTTGTATGGGTGTCAGGAATTGCACGCAGGCGATCGCATTGCTTTAGGTGCTGATGGGCCGCAATTCGTGTTTGAGTATGAATTAAGTTCTCCACCGACGGTGTTGACAAGCCAAACCCAAATCGCGCCGTTACCATCTGCGGCGATGATTCCCCATAACCACACGCAATTAAAACAGCCGGATTCGGTAAGCTTTACGCAACTGTTTCCGATTATTTCCACTGGCAAAGATTTGACTCGTAAAGCTTACCTCATACCAGGAATACTGACTGTAGTATTTGTGGTGCTGATGTTTGCTACTGTAGGCCAGCCCCAAGCCAATCAAGTAATAGTCGCAATTTACATAGCGTTTGCTGCCTACTATTTTGTTTACCAACTTTGTGGCAAACAAAAGCCTTGGTGGGTACTAATGGGTGTAGCATTGAGTACAATACTGATTTTGCTCAGTCCCCTGTTAGATTTATTTATTCTCGTGTTCCGCGAAATCTTGCCTGGTAAGTTGCCTTCACCTCAAGATTTTCCCACCCTCACAGAGCTACTGGTACGGATGTTTTTTGGTGCAGGGTTGATGGAAGAATTGCTTAAGGCATTGCCTGTCATCGGAACACATTTCATCGCCAGGGGATTACCCTCACCTTGGCGGGAACGCATTGGTGTTTGGGAACCTTTAGATGGCATTCTCCTGGGAACGGCTTCCGCTGTGGGGTTTACATTGCTGGAAACTCTGGGGCAGTATGTGCCAGATATAACTCAAAATGTCACGCAACAGGTGGGTGTGGGTGCTGCTGGTCAACTGGTAGGTTTACAATTGCTAATTCCACGTATTCTCGGCTCTGTAGCCGGACATATGGCTTACAGTGGCTACCTCGGCTACTTTATTGGTTTAGCTGTACTCAAGCCGCGTCGCAGTTGGCAAATTCTCACAGTTGGTTATCTGAGCGCTGCTGCACTTCATGCTTTATGGAACGCCACAGGCTCTATCAATGCTTTACTCTTGGTGATTGTTGGTGTATTGTCTTACGCCTTTTTGATGGCGGCGATTCTCAAAGCACGGGCATTGTCACCGACGCGATCGCAAAATTTTGCCACCCGCTTTCTTGGCCCCAAATGA
- a CDS encoding nitrate reductase gives MSEFTKTLCPYCGVGCGLEVSPPAQPNKATNRDSQGNPIWRVRGDKAHPSSQGMVCVKGATIAESLDKNRLHYPMMRDSLDQEFRRISWDEAFDIITKRIQTVRFTQGPEALCMYGSGQFQTEDYYIAQKLFKGCLGSNNFDANSRLCMSSAVAGYIQSFGSDGPPCCYEDLELTDCAFLIGTNTAECHPIVFNRLEKYHKKNRKVKMIVVDPRCTPTAEAADLHLAIRPGTDIDLLNGIAHLLMRWNYIDTGFIDDCTSNFSAYAEVIRHYPPEVVARQCGISIQDLETAARYWGESQRVLSLWSMGVNQSSEGTAKVRTIINLHLMTGQIGKPGAGPFSLTGQPNAMGGREAGGLAHLLPGYRLVKNDQHRAEVEDFWGLKRGQISPNPGLTAWDMITGLENDTVGLLWIAATNPAVSMPDLERTKKALLRSPFTIYQDAYYPTETAAYAHLLLPAAQWGEKTGVMTNSERRVTLCSAFRQPPREAKADWEIFAAVGRKLGFVKEFAFANSGEVYAEFVQLTRNRPCEMSGISHEQLQTQGPTQWPHPQESRGAGGAGGETSGKRLYTDLRFHTPDGRARFGAYYSRGLAEPPDPDYPLVLTNGRLYGHWHTQTRTGRIEKIRSMHPQPFIEIHPRDAAVLEITDNQLVEVRSRRGKAFFPAKVTKAIAPGTVFVPMHWGALWANDAEANALTHPESCPDSLQPELKACAVQVLPISQQIPVKNYQLQSSQW, from the coding sequence ATGAGTGAATTTACCAAAACCCTCTGCCCATACTGTGGTGTTGGCTGTGGTCTAGAAGTATCACCCCCAGCGCAACCTAACAAAGCAACTAATCGAGATAGTCAAGGAAATCCGATTTGGCGAGTGCGGGGTGACAAAGCCCACCCATCCAGTCAAGGTATGGTTTGCGTCAAAGGCGCAACGATCGCAGAATCTTTAGATAAAAATAGACTACATTACCCCATGATGCGCGACTCTCTAGATCAAGAGTTTCGGCGCATCAGTTGGGATGAAGCTTTTGATATCATCACTAAGCGCATACAAACAGTACGCTTTACCCAAGGGCCGGAAGCTCTTTGTATGTATGGTTCCGGTCAATTTCAAACCGAGGACTACTACATCGCCCAGAAACTCTTTAAAGGATGTCTCGGTAGTAACAATTTTGATGCCAACTCACGCTTATGTATGTCTAGTGCTGTGGCTGGCTACATTCAAAGTTTTGGCTCAGATGGCCCTCCCTGCTGTTATGAAGATTTAGAGTTGACTGATTGTGCATTTCTAATTGGCACTAATACAGCCGAATGTCACCCGATAGTTTTTAATCGATTGGAGAAATATCACAAAAAGAACCGCAAAGTCAAAATGATTGTGGTTGATCCCCGTTGCACACCCACCGCAGAAGCAGCTGATTTGCATTTAGCGATTCGTCCCGGTACAGATATCGACTTGTTAAATGGAATCGCCCATTTGTTGATGCGTTGGAACTACATTGATACTGGATTCATCGACGACTGCACGAGCAATTTTTCCGCATATGCTGAGGTGATTCGCCACTATCCTCCAGAAGTTGTAGCTCGTCAATGTGGAATCAGTATTCAAGATTTAGAAACTGCGGCGCGTTACTGGGGGGAATCGCAGCGAGTGTTATCACTGTGGTCAATGGGTGTAAATCAATCCAGTGAAGGTACGGCTAAAGTCAGAACTATTATTAACCTGCATTTGATGACTGGACAAATTGGTAAACCAGGGGCTGGGCCTTTTTCCCTCACAGGTCAACCGAATGCGATGGGAGGGCGGGAAGCTGGAGGTTTGGCGCATTTATTACCTGGCTATCGCTTGGTGAAAAATGACCAGCATCGCGCAGAAGTTGAGGATTTTTGGGGACTGAAGCGGGGGCAAATTTCTCCCAACCCTGGTTTAACAGCTTGGGATATGATTACGGGTTTAGAAAATGACACAGTGGGCTTATTGTGGATTGCTGCTACTAACCCAGCTGTGAGTATGCCAGATTTGGAGCGGACAAAAAAAGCGTTGTTGCGATCGCCCTTCACTATTTACCAAGACGCTTATTACCCCACAGAAACCGCTGCTTACGCTCACCTTCTGTTACCAGCTGCTCAGTGGGGTGAGAAAACTGGTGTGATGACAAATTCCGAACGCAGGGTAACTTTGTGTTCAGCATTCCGTCAACCACCAAGAGAAGCAAAAGCAGATTGGGAAATTTTTGCCGCAGTTGGTCGGAAGTTGGGCTTTGTCAAAGAATTTGCCTTTGCTAACTCTGGGGAAGTTTATGCCGAGTTTGTGCAGCTAACTCGCAATCGTCCCTGTGAGATGTCAGGTATCAGTCACGAGCAATTACAGACACAAGGCCCCACTCAATGGCCTCACCCACAAGAGAGCAGGGGAGCAGGGGGAGCAGGGGGAGAAACCTCTGGAAAGCGTTTGTATACAGATTTACGTTTCCACACCCCTGATGGACGCGCCCGATTTGGCGCATATTACTCACGCGGACTTGCAGAACCACCAGATCCTGATTATCCCTTGGTATTAACTAATGGAAGACTCTATGGACACTGGCACACTCAAACACGTACTGGTAGAATTGAGAAAATTCGCTCCATGCATCCGCAACCATTTATCGAAATTCATCCCCGTGATGCTGCTGTGTTAGAAATTACTGATAATCAGTTAGTCGAAGTGCGATCGCGTCGGGGTAAAGCTTTTTTTCCGGCAAAAGTCACAAAAGCGATCGCCCCAGGTACAGTATTTGTTCCTATGCACTGGGGGGCGCTGTGGGCAAACGATGCTGAAGCTAACGCCCTTACCCATCCAGAATCTTGCCCCGATTCACTACAACCAGAGTTAAAAGCCTGTGCTGTGCAAGTGTTACCGATTTCTCAGCAAATTCCAGTCAAAAATTATCAACTCCAGTCCTCACAATGGTAA
- a CDS encoding phosphate-starvation-inducible PsiE family protein, producing the protein MKRLFKKITSATSDESFMHFIEHIEVLVSKALSILMVLVILVAIADLAAFLIKELFDSPYGKFNTTLYKIFGLFLNILIALEILENITAYLRRHVFQVELVIVTSLIAVARKIIILDLEKVSGIDIIGLGVAILALSISYLIIRSGNSN; encoded by the coding sequence ATGAAGAGATTATTTAAAAAAATAACATCAGCTACCAGTGATGAGAGCTTTATGCACTTTATCGAACATATAGAGGTGCTAGTTTCCAAAGCTCTTTCTATTTTAATGGTGCTAGTCATTTTGGTAGCGATCGCAGATTTAGCAGCCTTCCTTATTAAAGAGTTATTTGACTCACCATACGGTAAATTCAATACAACTTTATATAAAATATTCGGTTTATTTTTGAATATTTTAATTGCTCTAGAAATCCTAGAAAATATTACAGCTTATTTACGAAGACATGTTTTTCAAGTCGAATTAGTGATTGTTACCTCTTTAATTGCAGTTGCTCGTAAAATTATTATTCTTGACTTAGAAAAAGTTTCAGGTATTGATATTATAGGTTTAGGAGTTGCCATTCTCGCTTTGTCAATCAGTTATTTAATCATACGTTCAGGTAATTCTAACTAG
- a CDS encoding CHAT domain-containing protein, with protein sequence MPSLNLAIARLINTGTDNYAIWVVKAPYPSGYVLRDCVWPVELSQVWQEWQQLFAGHSGLNLPSRNTDNQVNPSVNSVPPPVGQTSGYSSRLMQHLGILLWRWVFDGSILGSFERSRGIAMGQHTRLRFRLEIRDPDLIAFPWEIMQREPGQSAMSLSQDLLFSRTTSEVEPLPYLRTDQALNILLVLGHDENLQLSQEAAILEKTLSNSEQVGNNFQAYAPCKVNTLLQPTPQELIQELETKAYNVFFYAGHGLPGPDGGLFLLRSGMTLNGIELAQALTRGGLKLAVFNACWGALPAAINRQAMPASSLAEVLIRNGVPAVLGMRDEITDLESRSFIQSLAEALRSRKPIDEAVAEARQELLTLYKFNQPAWTLPVLYLHPEFDGELIKSFDEGITELPDTGISSFNSTLVKASLRSLSGSQRWFLRSSVTRIGRTKDNDIVIPEPSVSKRHAEIFCRNTLTGNNPVRTYYLQDFSTYGTTWCLGPNGWQQILREEVPLQSGMQLKFGSSKSEPWQFMIEDS encoded by the coding sequence ATGCCATCCCTGAACCTGGCGATCGCCCGTCTCATCAACACTGGCACAGACAACTATGCCATTTGGGTCGTCAAGGCTCCCTATCCCAGTGGCTATGTTCTGCGTGACTGTGTATGGCCTGTTGAACTCTCTCAAGTTTGGCAAGAATGGCAGCAGTTGTTCGCTGGTCATAGTGGTTTAAATCTTCCTTCCAGAAACACCGATAATCAGGTAAACCCATCTGTAAACTCGGTTCCCCCTCCTGTTGGTCAGACTTCTGGTTACAGTAGTCGTCTGATGCAACACTTGGGTATTCTTTTGTGGCGTTGGGTATTCGATGGGTCGATTCTCGGTAGTTTTGAACGCAGCCGCGGCATCGCTATGGGTCAGCATACACGTTTGCGGTTTCGACTGGAAATTCGTGACCCAGATCTCATCGCCTTTCCTTGGGAAATTATGCAGCGAGAACCTGGCCAATCGGCGATGTCACTTTCCCAAGATTTGCTATTTAGTCGCACCACCAGTGAAGTTGAACCCCTACCATATTTACGAACCGATCAGGCTTTGAACATCCTGCTGGTTTTAGGACATGATGAGAATCTACAATTGTCACAAGAAGCCGCTATCCTAGAAAAAACTCTGTCAAATAGCGAGCAGGTAGGTAACAACTTTCAGGCTTACGCCCCTTGTAAAGTGAATACACTTTTACAACCAACTCCACAAGAATTGATTCAAGAGTTGGAAACAAAGGCATACAACGTCTTTTTTTACGCTGGTCACGGACTACCAGGGCCAGACGGAGGATTATTCTTGTTACGTTCAGGTATGACCCTGAATGGCATAGAATTAGCACAAGCATTAACCCGTGGTGGTTTGAAGCTGGCAGTATTTAATGCTTGTTGGGGGGCACTACCTGCTGCTATCAATCGCCAAGCTATGCCAGCCAGCAGTTTGGCAGAAGTGCTAATTCGTAATGGCGTACCTGCTGTTTTAGGAATGCGTGACGAGATTACCGACCTTGAAAGCCGCAGTTTTATTCAGTCCCTTGCTGAAGCTTTGCGATCGCGCAAGCCCATTGATGAAGCCGTAGCGGAGGCTAGGCAAGAGTTACTAACACTATATAAGTTTAATCAGCCTGCTTGGACTTTGCCTGTTCTCTACCTGCATCCCGAATTCGATGGCGAACTGATTAAAAGCTTTGATGAAGGAATTACAGAACTCCCAGACACGGGTATCTCCAGTTTCAATTCTACTTTGGTGAAAGCTTCTTTGCGATCGCTTTCCGGCAGTCAAAGATGGTTTTTACGCTCTAGTGTCACCCGCATCGGTCGTACAAAAGACAATGATATCGTCATCCCAGAACCTTCCGTTTCCAAGCGTCACGCCGAAATCTTCTGTCGCAATACCCTCACTGGCAATAATCCGGTGCGAACTTATTACCTACAAGATTTTTCTACCTACGGTACAACCTGGTGTTTAGGCCCTAACGGTTGGCAACAAATCCTCCGTGAGGAAGTTCCCCTGCAATCAGGAATGCAATTAAAGTTTGGGAGTTCTAAATCTGAACCTTGGCAGTTTATGATTGAAGATTCCTAA
- a CDS encoding NarK family nitrate/nitrite MFS transporter — protein sequence MLKGLFSLNGRYRILHQTWFAFFLTFVCWFNFAPFATTIGKELQLAPEQVKTLGICNLALTIPARLIIGMLLDRFGPRITYSILLIFAAVPCLATALSQDFNQLVISRLLMGIVGSGFVVGIRMVAEWFPPKEMGSAQGIYGGWGNFGAFGAEFALPLIAVAASFMTGGGSNWRFAIALTGIIAAIYGVIYYNSVQDTPAGKLYKKPKKNGALEVTSIKSFWAMIISNFGLIFALGLLAWRLEQKNIHFLTLSQMYLVWFLLTGLFAYQTYKAYQVNKELLIGKKTYPLAQRYQFSQVAVLEFTYVTNFGSELAVVSMLPAFFEKTFGLEHVVAGMIAATYPFLNLISRPSGGLISDKFGSRKWTMTIISAGIGVSYLMAHFINSNWPIPLAIAVTMFAAYFAQAGCGATYGIVPLIKKEATGQIAGNVGAYGNFGGVVYLTIYSLTDPSTLFTTMGIAAIICAFMCAFFLKEPKGSFAGAFETESPETSTKPQLKSEA from the coding sequence ATGCTCAAAGGATTATTTTCATTAAACGGACGTTACCGCATCTTACATCAGACTTGGTTTGCCTTCTTCCTTACCTTTGTTTGTTGGTTTAACTTTGCTCCCTTCGCTACAACTATTGGCAAAGAGTTACAATTAGCGCCAGAACAAGTTAAAACTTTGGGCATCTGTAACCTTGCTCTGACAATTCCAGCACGGCTAATTATTGGTATGCTGCTGGATCGTTTTGGCCCTCGAATTACCTACTCAATACTATTGATCTTTGCAGCTGTTCCCTGTTTAGCTACGGCATTATCCCAAGACTTTAACCAATTAGTTATTAGTCGTTTGTTAATGGGAATTGTCGGATCTGGGTTTGTTGTCGGTATCCGCATGGTAGCAGAATGGTTCCCTCCGAAGGAAATGGGAAGCGCCCAAGGTATTTATGGTGGCTGGGGTAACTTTGGTGCTTTTGGGGCAGAATTTGCCTTACCATTAATTGCCGTTGCTGCTAGCTTTATGACTGGTGGTGGTTCCAACTGGCGATTTGCGATCGCCCTTACAGGTATCATTGCTGCCATCTACGGCGTAATTTATTACAACAGCGTTCAAGATACCCCTGCTGGCAAACTCTATAAGAAACCTAAAAAGAATGGTGCTTTAGAAGTAACCAGCATCAAAAGCTTCTGGGCAATGATTATCTCGAATTTTGGTTTAATATTTGCTTTGGGTTTATTAGCTTGGCGTTTAGAACAAAAAAACATTCACTTTTTGACTTTGAGTCAAATGTATTTAGTTTGGTTTCTCTTAACAGGATTATTCGCTTACCAAACTTACAAAGCTTATCAAGTCAATAAAGAATTACTAATTGGCAAAAAAACTTACCCTCTCGCACAGCGTTATCAATTTAGCCAAGTAGCTGTACTCGAATTTACTTACGTCACTAACTTTGGTTCTGAATTAGCAGTTGTTTCCATGCTACCTGCGTTTTTTGAAAAAACCTTTGGATTAGAGCATGTAGTAGCTGGAATGATTGCCGCCACTTATCCCTTTTTAAACTTAATTTCTCGTCCCAGCGGCGGCTTAATTTCTGATAAATTTGGCTCACGTAAATGGACAATGACAATTATTTCTGCTGGCATCGGTGTTAGCTATTTGATGGCACATTTTATTAACAGTAATTGGCCGATTCCGCTAGCGATCGCAGTCACAATGTTTGCTGCCTACTTTGCCCAAGCTGGTTGCGGTGCAACCTACGGCATCGTCCCTTTAATTAAAAAAGAAGCTACAGGACAAATTGCAGGTAACGTCGGAGCTTACGGCAATTTTGGTGGCGTAGTTTATCTCACAATTTATAGCTTAACCGACCCATCAACATTATTTACCACAATGGGAATAGCTGCTATAATATGCGCCTTTATGTGTGCCTTCTTCCTCAAAGAACCCAAAGGTTCATTTGCAGGTGCCTTTGAAACAGAATCACCAGAAACTTCAACTAAACCTCAATTGAAATCTGAAGCATAA
- a CDS encoding nitrate reductase associated protein, whose translation MAVFFEFEADFVDSLRCIPMQVRYKLDTSGIKLKLSDWNQMTPSEREALVELPCNTETEIQSYQEYLQQLILERTGTPPTKLPIEPDPAWLNANTVPDSLQEKAQEIGVNLTLQQWESLTPLQRFALIKLSRSGHENKNFPLAMAEFHLVNSP comes from the coding sequence ATGGCAGTTTTTTTTGAATTTGAAGCAGATTTTGTTGATTCCTTGCGTTGCATACCTATGCAAGTACGCTACAAATTAGATACCTCTGGTATCAAGCTGAAATTGTCTGATTGGAACCAGATGACTCCATCTGAACGCGAAGCTTTAGTTGAGTTACCTTGTAATACAGAAACGGAAATTCAATCTTACCAAGAGTATCTTCAGCAATTAATTTTAGAACGCACAGGTACACCACCTACAAAATTGCCCATTGAACCTGATCCTGCATGGTTGAATGCTAATACTGTACCAGATAGCCTTCAAGAAAAAGCTCAAGAAATAGGTGTCAACCTGACGCTGCAACAATGGGAAAGTTTAACTCCTTTACAGCGATTTGCCTTGATTAAACTCAGTCGTTCAGGACATGAAAATAAAAACTTTCCTCTAGCTATGGCAGAATTTCATCTAGTCAATAGTCCATAG
- a CDS encoding DJ-1/PfpI family protein — translation MTKKILMLIGDYVEDYEVMVPFQALQMVGHTVHAVCPDKKAGDQVRTAVHDFEGDQTYSEKPGHNFTLNATFAEIEAETYDALVVPGGRASEYIRLNQQVLEITRHFAQANKPIAAICHGLQLLAAADVLQGKSCTAYPACSPDVRAAGGIYVQIPVDEAIVDGNLVTAPAWPAHPRWLAKFLKVLGTKVEHPEIASLKS, via the coding sequence ATGACAAAGAAAATTTTGATGCTTATTGGCGACTATGTGGAAGATTATGAAGTGATGGTTCCCTTCCAGGCTTTGCAAATGGTAGGACACACTGTCCATGCAGTTTGCCCAGATAAGAAAGCTGGTGATCAGGTGCGAACAGCAGTTCATGACTTTGAAGGAGATCAGACTTATAGTGAAAAACCCGGCCACAACTTTACTTTAAACGCCACATTTGCAGAAATAGAAGCCGAAACCTACGATGCTTTGGTTGTCCCCGGAGGACGAGCGTCAGAATACATTCGTTTAAATCAGCAGGTGCTAGAAATCACTCGTCACTTTGCCCAAGCAAATAAACCCATCGCTGCTATCTGCCACGGTTTACAGCTGTTAGCAGCAGCCGATGTCCTACAAGGCAAGAGCTGTACTGCCTACCCTGCCTGTAGTCCAGATGTACGTGCTGCTGGCGGTATCTACGTGCAAATCCCAGTTGATGAGGCAATAGTTGATGGCAACTTAGTCACAGCACCAGCTTGGCCTGCTCATCCCCGTTGGTTGGCTAAATTCCTCAAAGTACTGGGAACGAAAGTGGAACACCCAGAAATAGCCAGTTTGAAGTCATGA